From Punica granatum isolate Tunisia-2019 chromosome 1, ASM765513v2, whole genome shotgun sequence:
TACAGTCATCTGTTGAGTGAGAAGTtgctatttttggaaaaaatttatagttttTATGATATTTGTGTTTCAGTTGTCTGATTGTTCACTCGGGCAAGGtagataattttcttttgtcgaaggctcttttttctttttctgttttctgGGATCCGAGTGAATGCAATACTCGTTGGCTGGAGAATTTTGGCACATGCAATGTCGAAGCTTTGATTAGGATTTGTTGACCGCAGCATCTTAGTCTCACCATTAACTTCTTGTTAAGCTGCTCTACCTAATTTGAACAGTGGTGTACGAATGCTATAAAGCCCGTTGAGTTTACTGATACATGAATTTCAGCTCCAGTCAAGGACACTCCACTCTCGAATTTTATGGTTGGAGGAGGCTATGGGTCAACCAAAGCATAGTGTTCTATGTTGTGaatggaagaaaaggaaaaaaatatagtctTTTATTTGGTTATAAGGAGAGGGATGGGAGGCTTGTGAGTCAACCCCAGGATGTTTCTCGTGTTACTTGAATCTTGTGTCTGTTAATAATTATCCTATGATGCTACATGCCTCAGTGATTCTATGATTTTGTGCACGAGTTCTTTTCTTCTTAtcgctttcttttttctcggACAAGTGTAAGATTTATATCTGTATTGGAAAGTGAATTTAAGCAAGCTATGAAAGATGGTAATTTACCATGGTTAGGAATAGTTTATCAAGCCCCAGTATATTCAGCGGTTGTACCTTGGGGTTCTACATGCAGATGGCTAATTCTTCTTCCGGTGCCAAATAAGGAGATAGTTAATTGATAGTCCATTCTCCATAGTCGCATGATATGAGGCTGAACAGGCAAAGCTACACGTGCgatattttcaaaaagtgcatgTTTCTATAGCTTGCAAAGGTATCTTTTTCTAATGATGTTCGTTTGTTTTGTCATCTCAGATAGGTCCCTCTGTAGATGTAATAAGCTTTGCAAGAGAGTCAATATGATGAATGATCCCAACCAAGTGATCCATGCTGAGGCTTTAGCAATTGTCCCAGCAAAGCGTAAGCGTGGCCGGCCAAGGAAATATCCTGTCTTAGATGATCCAAATTCATATCTTGGAGACCAATCTCCCAGTAATGGAGGGGAGGACTTTCATGTTACGCCTGGTTTTAGAGGCTTGAATGGGAAAAAGTCCCGTCAAGTAGATCCAACTAACGGTTTAAGAGACGGCATGACAGGACAAGCAGTCTCGGGCTTCCTGGAATCAGAATTTGATGGAGGTTACTTGCTTACTGTAAGGGTTCGCAACTCTGACACTGTTCTAAGAGGTGTTGTATTCAAACCCGGGCGTTTTGTTCCAGTTTCTGCAGAAAATGATGTTGCTCCAAATGTTCACATGATAAAGAGAAATGACAAGCCCCTTCAGAGTGAGAATTACGGGCGTGCACATGGTCGGTCCCACTCCCGTTCTAGAGAGAGGAATGGAGTTGCCTATCCTTCTGTACCCCATACAGCTGGTTCAGTAGCCTTGAAGAGCAAACTCATGTCTCCAGCACCACTTCAGGCAGTTAGTTCCGTCCCCTCAAGAGGAAACGTGGTCCCTGTGGTGCTCCAACCTGTCACTTCAACAAGCAATGGGGCATTTACTCCGAATCAACATGCATCTGTTGGGAACCAAGATTCTCATCATTTATCTCCTCCCATGAGTAAAGAAACTCAACCAGTTGCCCTACAAGTTGTCCACCCTGAGGTTCAATCAACACCTGCAAAACAAGCCCCTAAAACCAGTGACGATGGTCCTCGTGATGAACCTAATAAAGATGTATCATATGAAGCAGAAACCAAACCGGTGATATCGCCACCAGGTATGCCTTTTGAGAACCTTGTAGCGGAAGTCACCAAGAGAATCCAGACCCCTTCAGGAGCAGATAATGCTGAGAATAGTCCGGCTGTTGGAAAATCGAGCAGTGCCATGGAAGATGCAGTTGGTACCCGAGATCAGTCTCCTAGGTTTGTTGAGCCCTTCCAGGCCATGCAGCCTAATCCTATAAACCTCTCCCATTCGGCTCCAAAACCCCTGGAGAGTGAAAGGACTGGCAAAATGACCGAGCTCTTGCAGGTATATATATCAGAAGGTCGACTTTTAAAATCTATAGTTAACCTCTATTTTACCTTCCCCGTTTGGCTGCACGTTAACTTGAGAACATGTTTTCACTAGGCCGTGCAGGAAAATGCTTTGAAGAACCAGATGCCTGAACAGCAGTAGCTGGCAATTGGCGATAAAAATGTGAGGATAGATCTGCTTGAAGAGGCCTTGTGGAGCCTGCTGTTTCCAGTAGTAAAAGTTTTCATGTATCATCGACCATTCTACTGTGATTAGGTCTTCCAAGCTACCTTCCCGGATTTCAGAGACAGTAAGCGGATAAAAAGTTTTAGGAGTTGCTAGGCTCCGTAGTTGTGACTCCAGTGTTTTTATTATGATGTATGCATTGTTCATAATTCCAGCCTTTCGTGTTTCAAGTCTCTGGTCTCGTATGAATCACTTCCTCATCAAAAGACAACTTGAGAGTAAAGCTGGAAACATTACTATTTTGGCGAGTGTGATGAATCAGTATGGAACCGATTACACATTTCATTGCCGCGAATGATCTTCCAGATCCATTCCAGCTGAACTATCAGTGTTGGTCTTTGCCATTCTATTGATCAATCGTCCCTCATTTTCATTCGCGTAAGATTCCTTGGTGCTATCATCATGGGGTTCCTGAAGACTCAAAACTCATGGACTTCTCAGGTACTCAGGTCATGCATCAACGAAAATGTATGAAAGCTCTAACCCAGGAAATTATAATAACTAGTCTTTTAGTTATGAATACTAACCCGGGAAATTATACTAACCTGGTAAATTCCATATTAATCCTTAAAAAGCCTGTCAAACAATTTATTTGGGATAAATGAAACCTGGTCAGGTAATCAACGATTAAAGATCATAGGTCGTTGGAATCCCATTTGGATCAACAAGGTGGCAAACTCGGACACGAACTTAATCTATCATATAAGCCAAATAGTACGAAAGATGAAGGCAATATCAAAGCAAAACCTCATTTGCGAAAAGTCTGAAACTCAGGTTCATCAGATTACACATAGCAGGGCCCGCCTGCAGCACACATTCACACGACACAAGGATGTTCACTAACTTGTAATAGAGAATCCTCGAAGAGGATACAACATAAGGTCACTGCTAGCTACGACTAATTTTGACTCTTCACAGATACAGCCACCAGGATATGCAAATTATCTAGCTCCAGCTCAGATCTCGACTCAGAATCATTACTGCACCAAACAAAAGCCGACTCATTAAATGAAAGACAAGGATGCTTACAGCGAGAAAAGTATTACAGATGTCCATGAATCGTTGGGCATCTGTACAGTAGCATTTTCAACTTCTCAACTGGGACAACACAATGCAAGCATTAGGCAACTGCATTACGTAACAATCTCAATCCAAAAAGGCGTGCATATCTATAATCAATTACTCCCCAAACTAAACaatgaaaaggaaataacAGTAATGACCGTATATGTGCCGGGAATTAACCCAATTAAGTTTTAAGGAGCCAATGAAATGATCCTGAAATCAAGAACTCGCTAACCCTACCCCATTGGGCAAAGATCTGAGACAAGCAGAGATCCAAATGTTCACTTTCCACCTGGAATAAGCTTCTTGCTTTTACTTCGAACAAGAGCAATCAAAGCCCGCTATCAATTACATACCTGCTGGGGCTGCTGGTAATTATAACCCGGGTATCCTCCGTAGTATGCATTAGGGTCCTGAGGAGGCACATATCCATATCCTTCGTATCCTTGGGAATACCCATAATATCCACTGTTCCACTGGGCTTGTTCTGACACCAGAGCCTGAAAATACGCAAAATGTATGGTCCAATCAACAATCGCATGCCAATGCTAAATTCGCGTGTTAATGGAGATTGGAAAAATTCTTAAAACCTGCTTGTTTGAGGGACTGCGGCCCCATGAAAGTCGTATGCTCTGTCCACCTAACTGAGTCCCATTCAGCACCTGCAGGGCTTGCTCAGCGGAAGCTCTGAAGATGCAACATATGCAAACATGAGATGACCATCCTAAATCACAAGTTTAGATAATCTAGCTAGAGTACGAATAAGTTGTCACTTAGTAAAACTTGATATATTAAGTGCATAATCTAATGCTCCAAGTAATAAAGCCTTCAATTCATTAAGTATTTTAAGAACTATTTATTGAATCAGGTGACATCCAATCTCATTGGTGTGTAGACCTCTCTCAAAATATATCTCTACTTCGCCTCCTCACTGTGTTTCTTCTGTACTAAATTGTAGCACTTTGATTTATTAAGTTTTTTTCAACTTTAACTCGTCATGATTTGGTACCTGTTAACAAAATGAACGAACCCACAGCGCTTTCCAGCTGGAATTTTCACACTATGCAACTCACCAAACTGGCCAAATACTTGTCTCAAGACATCATCAGTAACACTTGGATCCAGAGCCCCTACAAATATCTACACTCACAGCAATATAAAAGTTATAATGTGCCATTGTACATTTCTAGTTATAAGGACACAGCCAGTCACTTACTGTTGTATTGTTGGGATCATTCTCGCCATGAGTGCCAGAGCCGTTCTGCTCAGGTGCTGCAAATAGGATAGAGATATGAATACATGTATTTCTGGACATGCACTTCCGGGTCACAAAGTGAACAGATATCACAAAACTTAATAATAATCCAAAAAACTACATAGATATGGTGCCATCTTTTGGATTACATTTGATACAGAAAAATCCACGAACAAGAGAAACAGATAAGTCTCCAATCACAGGATTAAACTTCTCAAGACAATTCGGCCACATGTAAAAAACTTCACCATCAGATGAGATATTATCAAGCACCAGTTGGAACTCTGTCAACAAGAAGTGGTAGTCCTTTAACATAAATATATCAATGATTATACCGAAATTACCCACTGAATGAAAAAGAACACAAATGCACCTTCTCTTAATCAAGAGCATCAGACAATTGACAAATGGAATTATTGCAGCAAATATTacatgtcttttttttttcttttttttaaataagcgATTATTACATGACTTTTTCAATGGCCTGAAAGCTGCAAAATCTGAAAACTGATTGGTCCTTCACATCAGAATTTTGATTATTCCACTTCTGCAAAATTGTCTCGGAACGGAATCATACTAAGAGCAAGGAGAACCCATAAAAAGAATTGAGAATAATGTTATCCATTATATAAGGGAATTGGTATATCCTCATGATAGCTGTCTACTCCACTTTTTCCCCATAAGCCTGAGGTAGAATCCCTCAAATCCTTCCAGGAGAAGGGACTGAACAAAATGATTGTACAAATCAAGAAATGATCTTCAGTAACTAAGAATGCTATTTAAGGTAAAGAGATTGAATCCAAGAGCAAGAGATATATCTGCAGCAGCTATTTTCTATGAATAACCATCAATGACACCACGATCTGGTGTAAAAGTTCCAAGTTTACGTGTAGCAATTAAAAGGACCACAAAATTCTGCATGCATCAGGACTAAGATTTTGGTAAAGTAAGTTAAATAAATTGGGAACCGATGGAACTGATACACAAGGACATTAAGCTTATGGACTTGCAAAATATACCATAACTTAAAGGAATTGGACATTTACGTAAGCTTTGGAAagcgggaaaaaaaaataaatggacTAGTGGACAAGCTAGGGAGCTGAGTATTTGAATGTAGCGCATAAAATGCCACAAGTACTAAAAGCTTGTGTCATAAAAATATAACTGACCTAAAATGAGCCACGCATTATAGTGGAATCATTTCAGCCGAAATCAGTTCCAGGCCCTACAAAGGAAGAGCCTCTCGATTCCTGCTTTAAGACAAGATGAGTCTTATATAAGTTTTTGCTTGTTTTTAAGGGAACTAAGTGTGCCCACTTGGTAAAGGAAAGTACTGGAAGGAAACGACTCTAATTCCTCCTATCCTTAAGGCATAACTGAAACCGAATGCGTTCCATAAACGGCTTTCAAATTTGCATCTCTATAAAAATGCAGTCAAGAAACAATTACTATATCAATCAAGTGCAAGCGAATCAAACTTCAAAGTATATAGAAAACACCATCTATCATCAAGAACAAATATGTCAGAATAAAGCAATTAGCAGAGAAATATATGCAAAAGCAGATTGAAAACTATACCATTTTGATATGACTGGGCAATGCCGGTTTTCTTGTTAGCAGCTGGACCTATCCGCATGGGCCTGGAAGAGCAGTACCTCCCATTCATTTCAGTCATGGCACGGAGTTGTTCGGCTTCATCACCAAACTTGATGAATCCATAGCCTTTGGAACGTCCAGTCATCCTATCAGTAACAACCTTCGCACCTTTTACTGACGAATAAATAGCCCTAAAAGTTTCTTGTAGCAAGTAATCCGTAACATCAGCAGCCAAGTCCCCAACAAAAATTGTGTAATCCTGACCACCATCTTGGCGTTTCTCACCAGGACCGAGCGTGGCCCAATTCATCCTGAAGTTCTGGTCAGAGTTTGGCATTAATGAGCCATTGTAAGTCTGCAGTACCCTTTCTGCTGCAGCACGCGATGCGAACTCAATGAAACCATAGCCCTCAGAAAAACCGGTCTGCTTGTTCCTAATGACCTTTGCAGTGACAACCTGACGACCATAAGATAGCAGCTAAGTTGGAATTGATTGGTACGATACATAGAACAAGAAGGTGATCATAAGAAGAACGGTTCCTAAAAATATGTCAATTGTACCAAGTTTTCAGCGACACgtaaaaagagggaaaaactTGCAGCTTTCAGGTGCCCATGCATATATAGCAGAGAGAAACAGCAGTGATCACCTCGCCAGTGTGAGCGAAGCAGCTGAAGAGGTAGTTCTCGTCCATGTTGGGCTGGAGGTCCCCAATCCAGAGCGACTTAATCTCGTTGGCCGAGTACGGACCAGCAGCAGGGTATTGCTGCACCTGAGACGGCACTGGAGGAGGGACGGGCTGGGGCAACCACCCGGCCGGTGGGGGCACTGGCCGGGCCGCCggctgctgctgttgctgctgttgctgctgctgctgctgcatcatcatcatccattGCTGGTGCGGCGGCAGCGCTGGGGGAGGGGCGGCCATCGGCTGGTGCGGGTACTGCTGCGCCGGAGGCTGGGCCTGGGGGTTAGGGGCGGCACCGGGTGATGGCTGGGGCATCATAGTGGAGGAAGCGAAACCTTAGATCGGCAGAGAAACCCTAATCGGTGCGGGTGGAAGACGGAATATATGGAGCTCTGAGGTGCTGAAAATATGGTAAGGAGAAGAACAGGGTGGAAGGAGTTGCCCAGTGGCGTGTCACCACCTTATTTATGGTCGGTGGGGCCGACATAAGAATCTCatccaaccaaaaaaaaatagtaaaataaaaaaataaccgACATTCGAGAATCTTTTCCGACATAGATTCAATTTGGTCCGGGCCTGGGCCTAGGGCTGTTTGGGCCTGGGCCTCCAGCTGTTTGGTTCGTCGGGGAAGTTCACTCTTTCCTCAGGTCTCTTCTTCTCTGCTGGTCGGCTGCTCTGCTCTTCCCGTTATTCACTCTTGTACTCCGCCTCCGCTGTATCTCCCCACGCTCTCGGCGGCATATTGCTCGCCGCCGCCTCTTTCTCAGCCCCGGCAGCCGACTGGTGTCATAAAGGGCGTAAAGTTATGTTCTTTTAGTTCTTGGATTTGTGCCGGTCCAAGCGGAAGAGAGATACTTGTCATAGCTTCAAATATTTGTGGGGGCGACTGATTTCAGTCCTCAATAGGAATCAAGGAATATAGAGAACCTCTCACATGGGGGAAGAAGAGATTCCGAGCTTCGTTCTCAATGCTTCTCTTGAAGCCAAACTCCAGGAGCTTCTGCATTATATCACTTCCACGGAGATTAAGTTATGCGCCGACGGTGCAAAGGAATTCGTTAAGCTGTTAAAAGGGAGCCGCGGAGGCGAATTGCTTCGTCTGTACTTGCGGACTTCGCCCAAGTGCCCCGAGCTGTTAGAAACTTGGAAGCTCCGACAAGGCAAACCCGGAATCTCTTACATACTTTCGCTTATTTCCGCCCTGCTCGATCACCCTGATGGAAGGTATGTACAGGGCGATAGAACGAGGATTGCTCACTGCAGGGTTCTCGATGATTTCGCCAGGTTGCTAGTTGATGAGAAGTTGGAAGACGTTTACGGGGAGTTGAACAGTAAAGAGGCTAAGCGCCAGAAAGCTGCCCTTCAGCTCATGGCTTCGATAGTGAGGCGGATTTCGGATTTGGCCACTGAGGTCGCCAAAAAGTTTGATTTCACTCTTCCGGCCTTCCGAAAGCTCGGGGAGtacaggaagaagaagagagtggATGACAAGAGGAAACACTCGACGAGGAAGCCTTTTGTCGGGTTTGCAATGTCCTTCTTGGAGGTGGGGAGGCCTGGGTTGTTGAGGTGGATTCTCCAGCAGAAAGACATGTATTCTGGCGTCCTGCGTGGTCTtgaaaatgatgatgatgagacCTTAATTTTTATCCTGTCTACCTTACGCGACAGAGTTCTCACTGCAGAGTCCCTGGTGCCCCCGGGCCTTAGGAGTGTGCTGTTTGGGAGTGTCACCTTGGAGCAGTTGGTCAGTATTTCTGGAAGGGAGAATGGAGGGCTTGCCTCTGAGTTGGCGCATAGCATCCTAGTCATGGTCTGTACTCATCCTTCCAATGGGTTGATGCCTGATTTGAAGAGAAGCACAAACCAGTTGAAAGGTAACCCGAAGCGTCTGTTAGGATTGATGAAGAAGCTTAGAGCAGCAGAGATTGGGTACCACAGGGATCTTCTTTTGGCTATTGTTCATGGGAAACCATCTTTTGGGTCAGCTTACATGGAAGAGTTTCCTTACAACATCGAGGATCATGCATCACCAAACTGGTTGGTTTTTCTGAACTCTTAAATTGAAGTAACAGATATACTCTTTTCCATACTTTTTATGTTTATTTCCTGCGTTACCATAATTTCTGATGGCAACTGAAGAACTCGCAGGTTTTCTGCTGTTTCTCTTGCAGCCGATGTGGTTTCAGCTGTGGGCATGGGTAGCCCTTTCGTTTTCCTGGATTCCATCTCTTATCATCCGCCTCCTTTTGATGGACCTGATGTTCAAAATGTCATTAAAAGTGTATGTCCACGTCCTTTCACCCGATCCAATATGAACAAGGGGTTGCTTCATACTGATATTCTTGTGAAAAATGCAACCTTGAGGCTTCTCTTGGAGGAGCTGAGGTTACTGGATTCCTTTATCTGTTCTCTGGATATCAGATCGAGGAATCTGCCTAGCTGGGAAGCTTTCAAGAGAGAGATTCAAAATGAAGCGCGAACCGTGCTCCCTGATCCCCAGGTTTTACTGAGTCTGCTTTCTTCTCTAAGCAGTACTTTGAAAAGTAACGGATCTCATGTAAAGAGAAAAGCAAGTTCGGAGGATTCAGACTCGCTAGTCCAGAACAGCTATTCTGttaagaaaaggaaagtaGGTAACTCAGGGGAGGATGCGGATATTATAGTAGGTGGAATTGCTTCTGATATAGATGTTAATTTGCCAGACGAAAATGAGGAAATCGCTGATCTTGGGGAAGATATGGATGACAGCAAGAATCTAGCACACTTGTATGCTGAAATATGGGGTTCTGACCAATCCCAGATTCCTGTTTCTACTACAAGGGATGCGGAGATATACTTTTGTACCAAGCTTTTTGAAGCTCTCCAAATTTATCTTGTAAGTTGACATCGTCTACTTGCACAGGAAGCATATTTCAAACTTCGCCAAGTGAAAATCTTCCTGCTCCATATGTGTCTTTTTTCGTTCTGTTTCCGTGGTTGCTGTTTTTAATAATTGGTTCCAGCAAGCCGACTATGTTTATTAATCGGgtgcaatttttcttttcttgcagCGTATAATGCCCAGTGTGCTGGAGGGCTCATTTGATTTCTTTGTAAATCTCCTTAGCAATTCTCCCAATTTACCAATGAATCTATTGAGTTCAGTGCTAGGTCTGCTAGTGGAGTACATCAGATGGCCCCCCGGGAGTGTTATCCCACTTAGAACCCCAGCCCTGATGTACAAACATTTGCAGACTTTGATTAACTTATCATTGTTCTCACCACTTAGCAGCATAAGGGCTCAGGCCTATCGTCTCTCAGTTGCTGCTATGTTAAGCACCGGGGCATTTGATAAGAATCCACATGAAGTGGACGCGTGGTCCTTGTTCCTACCAAATTACATAGGCAATACAGTGCAAGAGATTGAAGTTCTGCAGAGTTTCTCTTCAGCAGTCATCTCATTCCTCTGTGATGCCGTATCCACAATTGGGAAGAATTTGTTCAAGTTTTGGGATCTTGTTCGCTGCAATGCAAGAAAGCTCAAAGATTCAAAAGGTATCTAATTTTTCATGCCTTTTTGCGTTTCAAGTTTCTCACGTCTTTCAACTTGGAGGTTGTCTTGAGTGTCATGTAGGGTTCACTAAATTTGAAAATGCAGTAGTCATGTACTTTGCATTATGAGGAGACCCGGAGGAAGAAGATAATTGCAGCCATAGAGAGAATTTGGTTGTTTTGCATGCATTTCTCTGTTTGTGCTATGACATCTCATCCTTCTTATGCCTCTTGCAGATTATGCACTTAATTTTAGCCCTCTCGCCATCTGTATCCTGCAGAAGTGTTTGAGGGTGATCAAGTCTGAATCAGGGTCTTTTCCTTTATCTGAGAAAACAGTGATATCAATCTACGTAAGCAGTACCTTGAAATATCTCCTACAAACCCAGGTTAGCCAACTTGTTTTACCATTTCATCTTTTGTTATGAAAAtgttttgtattttctttCCTTACAATGATGTTCGTATTTTAATGTGATTAgtgaattaaaaatttataggtCGATCCAAGTATGTTATCTGCTGCAATTTTGTCACTGATGTCTGACACAATTGGTGAGTGCCCAAATGAGGATGATTTGTCTGGAGATTTTTTATGTGAATGGAGACCATTGAAGAGTTTATTCGTCTTTGCCCGAGGCACGTTCAACCATCAAAGTCATTGCCATTTTGCTTCTGATCCAGAAGACCTACCTGCTGATAATTCTTTCTCAATGACACTAAGTCAAACTAAGGAATTACTGAGAAGAAGCAACACTGCTGAAATATCTGCAATAATCAAGGCCTTTTCTTCCTCGATCATCTGCACATCGCCGGCCCAGATCTTGCAGAATTTTCCTTCAATTATGACTGTCTCAAAGAATCTTCATGGAGTTACTGTCTGGCTTCTGTCATCACTGTTCTTTGTCAATGGAAGTCTACTTGCTAGGGTTTCTAAGTTGTGGCCCGAGTTGTTTTCTGCTGCTTTAGAAATGGTTGCCTCAAGGATAGACTGTAAAGGCCAGAAAGATGATGCTCTTAATATGTATGGTGATTCCTTTGGAAGTGAATTACCTGCTACTGCTTTTAGTTTGTTCTTGGAAGAGGGACCTTTCCATGTTTTGTTCCTTGTGGTGATGAGCTCTAATGGCCTTATCTTGTCAGGGTCCTCAGACTTCGAAATTCTGCTTCTGGATAAACTCTCTGAATCAACAGTGGAATGTCTTATATCCTATGTGCGCCTTGTGCTCTTTTGGGTACATCAGATACAACTTTCATATCGCGATCTTCCATCAGCAGAAGTTAAAAGATTTTCTGAAAGTTGTGTTGGTCTTCTCAAGTCCATTTTGGCTCAATTATTCTCTTCTAAGCGATTCTTGCAATCACCACAGCTAATGCAGGAAGCGGCTGAAGGTATGTTTTATCACCCAGCAGTGACGGCGTTCTTGTCCCCCACCTGGCTCTCTAGTGAAAGATTCACTAAGCAATACATGGCTGACCCTTCTGATGCCTTTTCTAGCTTGTCAGAGAATAGTACAGAGGAGACAGACTTTCATGTCTTAGGTGTTTTGGAAACAGCTTCTTATTTCTTATGGTCCTTAGTCAGCGGCCAAAATATTGTAACAGAGTCTGAAAAGGGCGGCCTTCAGCACCTTGCAAATGCTTTCAACTCATTGATCCAAAGACTTCTGGCAGAGGTCAGGAAGAGATTTGAGTTATGTGTAGAAATGAAAAGTGTCATAACTCTACTTCCTGTATATAGAGCTTTACTTGCATTGGTTCGTCTTATATCCCCCCTCCAGCTTTTGGCATTTGTGCGATGGATCTTTGATAGAATCAACATAGATGATGTTTCAATTACTGAAACATTTGGAAAAACTCTGCTCTCCATTGGTTGTCATGTTGCATCTTGTGCATTTGACACAGTAGATATTTATTTGCAGCAGCCAATCGCAAAACGAGCACAGTTTGATATATTCTGGAAAGCTGGAGAGTGGAACTTTGACATTAATATTATTGGAGAAATTTATCTGAATGTGCTCAAGCAAGCCCAACTTTTCCAAGCAGATTTTGCTGATTTGTGTTTGCTGAAGGCTATCAGCGCTGTGTACAGACAGAAATCAGCACAGTATCTCAATTTACACCCTTTGAGTTTCGTCCTGTTGAGGGTTGTAGGGGGCACTCCTCTGGAAATGCTTTCTTATTGCATTAACAGGATAAGTGTCACAAGAGCTAAGATCTTATTTATGATTGTCGAGTTGAATCCATTGCAGCTGTCAATCTTTGGGCACATATTTTCCAATATTCTGCTTCCAGAGGACaatttaacaaaaaagaacCAGAGTTGTTCTCTTTCAATTGAGGACCTTCTGATGCTACTTCCCAGTGCTCTGTCTTTCTTGAAATCAACTGTTCTGCGATATGGAAAGGAGTGCTGCTCAACATTCAGTAATATTCCTCTGGTTTATTCTAGGATTCTCTTAGATGGTTTTCGTCAATGGAAAAGTTTCGTATCAGGATTCTCATTCCAGGAGGAATATGCCGAGTTCTTTCCATCATCAATGGAGGAACTTCTCAAAATTGCTGAGGGCAGTTTTCTTGGGAAAGCAGTTTGCATGCTACGGTATCACTTTCTCTTGAATGGTGGATCAGTAAAGCTGAAGAAATGCttgaaattattcaattcaatctTGCCAGAGTCTGCCAGTCACAATGAGCTCCTGGATTGTGATATCGAAGAATTGAGCTCTTGTTCAACAAAGGAGTTACTAAATGTTATTAGCAGAGTTTTTGCAAAGATTTCATTGTGTCAAATGCTATTGTTTCCTGAATGTGACATTTCTGAGGATGTCAAATCTGATGGTCTGTTCTCATCAAGGACTCGATTGATACGCCTCTTGGTGTACACATGGCAGCAAATTGTCAAGAAGTTACCCTTAGGATCTGACAATTCTGCAAAAGGAAAGGGCACAGAATCCTCATCCTTGTATAACTATTTGGAAGCTTTTGTCCTGAGAAGCATCCACGTTTTGACAACGAAGATGCGCGATGATCTCATTCAGCTGCAATCGATTCCCTTCCTTGAGGAGTTGATAAGATCCATTCTTCTTTTTAGGTTTGAGGATCCCAAAAGTTTGAAGACACTCCGAAGCATCCTAACTATACTCTGGGATGGACAGTTTTCTTGTTTTCCATATCTACAGTTGTTGCTTGCGCACTCACAGTTCCCCCACACACTGCATTCCATCTCCAAGACATCTGAAAGTCTACAGCTTGGAGCATTTTTAAGGCCCATGTCCAGCATTCTGAGGACAATCAATATTCCTGCCATGAATCACTCTGATAGAGAGAAAGATAAGGAGATGGCTGA
This genomic window contains:
- the LOC116192162 gene encoding uncharacterized protein LOC116192162 isoform X3, coding for MGNHLLGQLTWKSFLTTSRIMHHQTADVVSAVGMGSPFVFLDSISYHPPPFDGPDVQNVIKSVCPRPFTRSNMNKGLLHTDILVKNATLRLLLEELRLLDSFICSLDIRSRNLPSWEAFKREIQNEARTVLPDPQVLLSLLSSLSSTLKSNGSHVKRKASSEDSDSLVQNSYSVKKRKVGNSGEDADIIVGGIASDIDVNLPDENEEIADLGEDMDDSKNLAHLYAEIWGSDQSQIPVSTTRDAEIYFCTKLFEALQIYLRIMPSVLEGSFDFFVNLLSNSPNLPMNLLSSVLGLLVEYIRWPPGSVIPLRTPALMYKHLQTLINLSLFSPLSSIRAQAYRLSVAAMLSTGAFDKNPHEVDAWSLFLPNYIGNTVQEIEVLQSFSSAVISFLCDAVSTIGKNLFKFWDLVRCNARKLKDSKDYALNFSPLAICILQKCLRVIKSESGSFPLSEKTVISIYVSSTLKYLLQTQVDPSMLSAAILSLMSDTIGECPNEDDLSGDFLCEWRPLKSLFVFARGTFNHQSHCHFASDPEDLPADNSFSMTLSQTKELLRRSNTAEISAIIKAFSSSIICTSPAQILQNFPSIMTVSKNLHGVTVWLLSSLFFVNGSLLARVSKLWPELFSAALEMVASRIDCKGQKDDALNMYGDSFGSELPATAFSLFLEEGPFHVLFLVVMSSNGLILSGSSDFEILLLDKLSESTVECLISYVRLVLFWVHQIQLSYRDLPSAEVKRFSESCVGLLKSILAQLFSSKRFLQSPQLMQEAAEGMFYHPAVTAFLSPTWLSSERFTKQYMADPSDAFSSLSENSTEETDFHVLGVLETASYFLWSLVSGQNIVTESEKGGLQHLANAFNSLIQRLLAEVRKRFELCVEMKSVITLLPVYRALLALVRLISPLQLLAFVRWIFDRINIDDVSITETFGKTLLSIGCHVASCAFDTVDIYLQQPIAKRAQFDIFWKAGEWNFDINIIGEIYLNVLKQAQLFQADFADLCLLKAISAVYRQKSAQYLNLHPLSFVLLRVVGGTPLEMLSYCINRISVTRAKILFMIVELNPLQLSIFGHIFSNILLPEDNLTKKNQSCSLSIEDLLMLLPSALSFLKSTVLRYGKECCSTFSNIPLVYSRILLDGFRQWKSFVSGFSFQEEYAEFFPSSMEELLKIAEGSFLGKAVCMLRYHFLLNGGSVKLKKCLKLFNSILPESASHNELLDCDIEELSSCSTKELLNVISRVFAKISLCQMLLFPECDISEDVKSDGLFSSRTRLIRLLVYTWQQIVKKLPLGSDNSAKGKGTESSSLYNYLEAFVLRSIHVLTTKMRDDLIQLQSIPFLEELIRSILLFRFEDPKSLKTLRSILTILWDGQFSCFPYLQLLLAHSQFPHTLHSISKTSESLQLGAFLRPMSSILRTINIPAMNHSDREKDKEMADQCIRKLEVLKLLRTLLHFTGCDHGQSAKEDGINFQELLMLLLSSYNATLDEIDQEIYSLVQDIEFTYGDKANLAETDFLWGSSALKIRKERALEQNILTDVVNDAGALEQRRRSQVRENLPINPTLCAATVLDFPYDRVAVTGPSPLETIDTNEINNMPEIHTCGAKRIRRYDPVFIMRFSLHMLSVGFIEPVEFASLGLVAVAFCCLSSPDDGMRKLAYEALARLKNALETCQKKKAVIRLRLLLTNVQNGIQEPWQRLPSVITLFAAEASFVLLDPSHDHYAALSKILTRSAKINMKSVPLFPDFLWSTAVNFKSERLWILRLIYAGLNSDDDATIFTRNSIFENLLSFYSTPVSDYESRELILQIVKKSVKLPKLARYLAEQCGLFSWLSSVLSFATNNLSGDDRSFCSRQLIAVLEVAYDLTLSRNITEWLQKYALEQLSELSSHLLKLLHGNVKLSGGGGSVVDLILQIMISTLKISQKRKLYQPHFTLAMEGLYKVYEVVSLYDSTGSHLTSEYGLNVMLMSTPQPILNMDPEKLSKFVTWAITVALKSDNAQMLQSRFARAHLALFSPEEETSEEPMMSKLLRWITASVILGHLCQRSLYTDAVVSTRLSLRTLEVVLESIKGSHRRESNGSSPGREEFLIDAMLYFLQLLGTNCRVLPSVVSALCMLLLNSSEATGADSEFFLHGISGSSVLSRIRCPAEANPTWRWSFYQPWKDLTSERTALEEMDEYHACQTLLVAVSNFRGRKLPGSQVLSPLDVEKSGVFEWERSLIAEQMDGVHVES